From a single Arachis hypogaea cultivar Tifrunner chromosome 3, arahy.Tifrunner.gnm2.J5K5, whole genome shotgun sequence genomic region:
- the LOC140182943 gene encoding serine/threonine-protein phosphatase 7 long form homolog translates to MPFGECSITLQDVAYQLGLPIDDEPVSGCLTEFENLMEHGRPAWVWFRELFGELPPQSKVKQMTVCYTWFYERYQFLPTDATDETVRIYARAYILMLLLSQLFANKNANRVLLRWLPYLASLDDLGRYSWGSAALAWLYRCLCCGTNRNVVNLAGPLQLLQSWIFWRFSTLRPSGFDVFGFPLASRWATFLPRNDPGDQRLVSARLSLDRLRVHDFVWEPYSSAEVGAVIHPEILADEHHRLWTAVTRLIYFAAIEWHQVDRVILPQFGGLQHLPEPALNIDWLHAKDGRGGDRWFPTYYREWHNFLALCPRLKTTDMSISKFESVSGPGQIPLCSRRRSNKEAK, encoded by the exons ATGCCCTTTGGTGAGTGCAGTATTACTTTGCAAGATGTGGCATATCAGCTGGGTTTGCCGATCGACGATGAGCCTGTCAGCGGGTGCCTGACTGAGTTTGAGAATCTAATGGAGCACGGTAGACCAGCATGGGTGTGGTTCCGTGAGTTATTTGGGGAGTTACCTCCGCAGAGTAAAGTAAAGCAGATGACAGTGTGCTACACATGGTTCTATGAGAGGTACCAGTTTCTCCCAACAGATGCTACTGATGAGACCGTGCGTATATACGCACGTGCTTATATTCTGATGCTATTGTTGTCTCAGCTGTTTGCGAACAAAAATGCAAATCGGGTCCTCCTTCGTTGGTTGCCTTATTTGGCATCGTTGGACGACTTGGGCAGATATAGCTGGGGTTCGGCTGCACTGGCCTGGTTGTATAGATGTCTTTGTTGTGGGACGAACAGAAACGTTGTTAACTTGGCCGGGCCGCTACAGCTTCTACAgtcttggattttctggaggtttTCCACGTTGAGGCCTAGTGGGTTTGATGTATTTGGGTTTCCTCTTGCCTCCAG ATGGGCTACGTTTCTGCCGAGGAACGATCCAGGGGATCAAAGATTAGTGTCTGCACGCCTTTCCTTGGATCGATTGCGTGTCCACGAT TTTGTGTGGGAGCCTTATTCTTCTGCCGAGGTTGGTGCTGTTATTCACCCGGAGATACTAGCTGACGAGCACCATAGGCTATGGACGGCCGTCACTAGACTGATATATTTTGCTGCGATTGAGTGGCATCAGGTCGACCGGGTTATTCTACCGCAGTTTGGCGGTCTTCAGCATCTCCCTGAGCCAGCTCTGAACATAGATTGGCTACATGCGAAGGATGGCAGGGGTGGGGACAGGTGGTTCCCCACATATTATCGGGAGTGGCATAACTTCCTGGCATTATGCCCACGGTTAAAAACCACCGACATGTCAATATCCAAATTCGAATCAGTTTCTGGTCCTGGTCAGATACCACTGTGTTCGCGCCGGCGCTCCAACAAAGAGGCGAAGTAG